One part of the Tunicatimonas pelagia genome encodes these proteins:
- a CDS encoding peptide MFS transporter, translating into MADTASETNPLTATQETSPPEVFGHPKGLFYLFFAELWERFSFYGMRALLTLYMVEQVFEALSNRDTISAIVYSSYGSLVYASPLIGGKIADELLGYRKSIMLGGIFMAVGHFVLAIENNVAFFLALAFIIVGNGFFKPNISTFVGALYPPGDTRKDSGFTIFHMGINIGAFLSPILCGWLGAAYGWHYGFGLAGVGMLVGVIVFQQGINKGVFMNHGLPPEPKKLEQQKFGLKLESFVWVLSLLAVPVIALLLASYQYIAGGESFLGKTTVVNLIFYGLSIFILGYLAYIMSRIEAKARKQLAVAILLTVFMTLFWGFHELSGNILTLFSARNVTLNVWPFNNAAATNALNPLFIILFAIPVSALWVWLSKKRINPRTPYKFAMGIAFLGLGYYILFLSGGSANEQGMVPFIFLVLLYLCMSLGELFTYPVGLSKITDLSPQIIVAFMMGVWFLSNAYAFQVVGFVGQRLAIDDLASGEEASPLETLQIYTAGFESIAYVCFGGAIVVLLLSPLLNRWMAEVH; encoded by the coding sequence ATGGCTGACACTGCCTCAGAAACTAACCCCCTTACTGCAACTCAAGAAACTTCTCCCCCCGAAGTGTTTGGACATCCCAAAGGGCTGTTTTATTTGTTTTTTGCTGAGCTTTGGGAGCGGTTCAGCTTCTACGGAATGCGGGCGTTGCTTACCCTCTACATGGTAGAGCAGGTGTTTGAGGCGTTATCCAATCGCGACACCATTTCGGCTATCGTATACTCTTCGTATGGTTCACTGGTGTACGCATCTCCTTTAATTGGTGGTAAGATAGCTGATGAGCTACTGGGCTACCGCAAATCAATTATGCTGGGAGGCATATTTATGGCCGTTGGCCACTTCGTGTTGGCTATTGAAAACAATGTTGCCTTCTTCTTGGCTTTAGCTTTCATTATTGTAGGAAATGGTTTTTTCAAACCTAACATCTCAACGTTTGTGGGAGCCCTGTACCCTCCGGGTGATACCCGCAAAGACTCTGGTTTCACTATCTTTCATATGGGAATTAATATTGGAGCTTTTCTTTCACCTATTCTTTGTGGGTGGCTGGGGGCAGCTTACGGTTGGCACTATGGTTTTGGTTTGGCGGGGGTAGGCATGTTAGTAGGAGTCATTGTTTTTCAGCAAGGAATTAATAAGGGGGTTTTTATGAATCATGGGTTACCGCCTGAACCTAAAAAATTGGAGCAGCAAAAGTTTGGCCTAAAGCTAGAATCTTTTGTATGGGTTCTTTCTTTGCTAGCCGTTCCTGTTATCGCTTTACTGCTGGCCTCCTATCAATATATTGCGGGCGGGGAAAGCTTTCTGGGAAAAACTACGGTTGTTAATCTCATCTTCTACGGACTTAGTATTTTCATCTTAGGGTACTTGGCTTACATTATGTCTCGCATTGAGGCCAAAGCCCGTAAGCAGTTGGCAGTAGCTATACTTCTTACGGTATTTATGACGTTGTTTTGGGGCTTCCACGAGCTTTCAGGCAATATCCTGACGCTGTTTTCGGCCCGCAATGTTACGTTAAATGTGTGGCCGTTCAATAATGCCGCTGCTACCAATGCGCTGAATCCATTATTTATCATTTTATTTGCTATTCCGGTTTCAGCTTTATGGGTGTGGTTATCCAAAAAACGTATTAACCCGCGCACACCCTATAAGTTTGCGATGGGTATTGCTTTTCTGGGGCTAGGATACTATATACTATTTTTAAGTGGTGGTTCGGCTAACGAACAGGGAATGGTGCCCTTTATCTTTCTAGTACTACTGTACCTTTGTATGTCGTTGGGGGAGCTATTTACCTATCCGGTGGGTTTGTCTAAAATTACTGATCTTTCTCCTCAAATTATTGTTGCTTTTATGATGGGGGTCTGGTTTCTATCCAATGCTTATGCCTTCCAAGTTGTGGGCTTTGTAGGGCAGCGATTAGCTATTGATGATTTAGCTTCAGGAGAGGAAGCTTCGCCACTGGAAACCTTGCAAATCTACACTGCCGGGTTTGAGTCTATTGCCTACGTATGCTTCGGCGGGGCGATAGTGGTACTCTTGCTGTCCCCTCTGCTAAACCGATGGATGGCAGAAGTACATTGA
- a CDS encoding cupin domain-containing protein, producing MPILKYQSTQPEQVNDDIQRRLVHTDSLMTAVLDLSGGPKAEPDPYHSHPHEQTCYLAAGKILFLMEGEEPVELQAGDLFYVPSGKPHAIQLLSETARLVDSFSPIREDFL from the coding sequence ATGCCCATACTTAAATACCAATCGACTCAGCCCGAACAAGTGAATGACGATATTCAGCGGCGGCTGGTACACACTGATTCATTGATGACGGCAGTGCTTGACCTGAGTGGTGGCCCCAAAGCCGAGCCTGATCCGTATCATAGTCATCCGCACGAGCAGACTTGCTATTTGGCAGCGGGGAAAATACTCTTTCTGATGGAAGGAGAAGAACCCGTAGAACTACAAGCAGGTGACTTGTTCTACGTACCATCGGGCAAACCGCACGCCATTCAATTACTGTCAGAAACCGCTCGGTTGGTAGATAGCTTCAGTCCCATCCGGGAAGATTTTCTTTAG
- a CDS encoding c-type cytochrome — protein MKNLAIFFTLGWLLFACSGGTQTEQSSESVAEPEPEKMSAEALKLMAVGNKVYGQYCIACHQTDGKGVPGAFPTLVQTEWVNGDNTRLISVVLNGLQGEITVNGETYNGVMTPHGFLTDEEVAGVLTYVRQSFGNDAKPISAEEVAEVRASNTEAGT, from the coding sequence TTGAAAAACCTAGCAATTTTCTTTACCCTTGGCTGGCTTCTCTTCGCCTGTTCCGGAGGTACTCAAACTGAACAATCTTCTGAATCTGTTGCCGAGCCAGAACCCGAAAAAATGTCGGCTGAAGCACTTAAGCTCATGGCTGTTGGTAACAAAGTGTACGGTCAGTACTGTATTGCTTGCCATCAAACTGACGGCAAAGGCGTGCCCGGTGCGTTTCCAACATTGGTGCAAACCGAGTGGGTGAACGGCGATAATACGCGGTTGATTTCGGTAGTGCTCAATGGACTGCAAGGAGAAATTACGGTTAATGGCGAAACCTACAATGGGGTGATGACCCCGCATGGCTTTTTAACCGATGAAGAAGTAGCCGGAGTGCTAACGTATGTACGCCAGTCGTTTGGTAATGATGCTAAGCCTATTTCAGCAGAAGAAGTCGCCGAAGTCCGGGCTAGCAATACTGAAGCAGGGACTTAA
- a CDS encoding PQQ-dependent sugar dehydrogenase, whose product MNVRVLPMLCTCSVTGLLLFTACDSSTSQEPAEEAPSHLTADTDNGSITLSNGFGAYVVADNVGKARHIVVRDNGDIYVKLREAENGGGILALRDTNGDGRADTKEYFIEYGGTGIDIYENYLYYSSDSVIYRVALDASELVPTAEPEVVVQGFPIQNQHAVKPFTFDGAGNMYVNIGAPSNACQEQLRTPKSPGQDPCPQLDRQAGIWKFSATELNQTQEEHGERYATGIRNAVALDWNKPANSLYALQHGRDQLSNLWSEYYDSLQSAELPAEEFLKVSEGADFGWPFCYYDPQKNQKVLAPEYGGNGEETGRCADKEDPIMAFPAHWAPNDLIFYNSDMFPEKYRSGAFIAFHGSWNRAPLPQKGYNIAFVPFGTDGMPSGDFERFADEFAGSGGEIASPGDAEFRPTGLAVGSDGSLYITDDQKGRIWRVFYQAEADKVALAE is encoded by the coding sequence ATGAATGTACGCGTGCTACCTATGCTCTGCACCTGTTCGGTGACGGGGCTTTTGTTGTTTACTGCCTGTGATAGTTCAACATCTCAGGAACCTGCGGAAGAAGCTCCTTCGCACTTAACGGCTGATACCGATAATGGCTCTATTACACTGTCTAATGGCTTTGGAGCGTATGTGGTAGCTGATAATGTAGGAAAAGCCCGCCACATTGTTGTTCGTGACAATGGTGATATCTACGTAAAACTGAGAGAGGCTGAGAATGGTGGGGGCATTTTAGCCCTGCGCGATACCAATGGTGACGGACGAGCCGATACAAAGGAGTATTTTATTGAGTACGGTGGAACCGGAATAGATATTTACGAGAACTACCTCTACTATTCATCCGACTCAGTAATCTACCGAGTTGCGCTAGATGCTAGTGAACTAGTGCCTACGGCTGAGCCGGAAGTAGTAGTGCAAGGGTTCCCCATCCAGAACCAGCACGCGGTAAAACCTTTTACCTTTGATGGTGCGGGCAATATGTACGTTAATATAGGAGCACCTTCTAACGCCTGTCAAGAACAACTGCGTACCCCAAAATCACCCGGACAAGACCCGTGTCCGCAACTGGATCGTCAGGCAGGAATTTGGAAATTTTCGGCTACTGAGCTAAATCAAACCCAAGAAGAACATGGTGAGCGTTACGCTACGGGCATTCGGAATGCCGTAGCCCTAGACTGGAATAAGCCAGCAAATAGCTTGTACGCTTTACAGCACGGGCGCGATCAGTTAAGCAACTTGTGGTCAGAATACTACGATTCGCTACAAAGTGCCGAACTACCGGCCGAAGAATTTCTGAAAGTGAGCGAAGGTGCTGACTTTGGCTGGCCGTTTTGCTACTACGATCCTCAAAAAAATCAGAAGGTGCTGGCTCCGGAGTACGGTGGCAATGGCGAAGAAACTGGGCGTTGTGCCGATAAGGAAGATCCTATCATGGCTTTTCCTGCCCATTGGGCTCCGAACGATTTAATTTTCTACAATAGCGATATGTTTCCCGAGAAGTATCGATCCGGTGCCTTTATCGCCTTTCATGGTTCCTGGAACCGGGCTCCGCTACCGCAGAAAGGCTACAATATTGCGTTTGTTCCCTTTGGCACCGACGGAATGCCTAGTGGTGACTTCGAACGATTTGCCGATGAGTTTGCTGGATCAGGTGGCGAGATTGCCAGTCCGGGCGATGCCGAATTTCGACCGACAGGTTTGGCCGTAGGGTCAGATGGGTCGCTCTACATTACTGATGACCAAAAAGGAAGAATCTGGCGAGTATTTTACCAAGCCGAAGCGGATAAAGTGGCTCTGGCCGAGTAG
- a CDS encoding DUF748 domain-containing protein produces MKKAGIALAIIIGVFILLHFLLEPFVERYVNQQLSSLEEYTGQVSDIDIHLYRGAYQVKGLELVKRNSEASDPFLQIDTIDLSVEWGALFDGRVVGEVILSHPTVTMIVTPTVEGDSAQEQTGSDVDWVQQVQELIPLTINRFEIKNGDISYKDPSVDPKVDAYFRELYLLAENISNVADSSQQFPSSLQANAVTVGNGTLNADLQMNLLKNIPEFKADIRLEDVDLTKLNDFIKAYANFDVQEGTFEIVTEMTVENQQISGYIKPFFENLDVFDLREDIKQDDSGFFQKAWEAIAGLGAEAFENQKKDQIATEVPIEGSLESPSPDVPVTVWNIFRNAFIDAIEKNFESVAR; encoded by the coding sequence ATGAAGAAGGCAGGCATTGCTTTAGCAATTATCATTGGAGTATTTATCTTACTACATTTTTTACTAGAACCCTTTGTAGAGCGGTACGTCAACCAGCAACTAAGTAGCCTAGAAGAATATACGGGTCAGGTCAGCGATATTGATATTCATTTGTATCGAGGAGCCTATCAGGTGAAGGGTTTGGAGTTAGTAAAGCGAAATAGCGAGGCATCCGACCCGTTTTTACAAATAGATACTATCGATCTTTCAGTAGAATGGGGCGCGCTGTTCGACGGAAGAGTGGTGGGCGAAGTAATTTTATCTCATCCCACCGTTACTATGATTGTTACCCCCACTGTGGAAGGAGATAGTGCTCAAGAGCAAACCGGAAGCGATGTAGATTGGGTACAGCAAGTTCAAGAATTAATTCCCCTCACGATTAATCGGTTTGAAATTAAGAATGGCGATATATCTTATAAAGACCCATCGGTTGACCCAAAAGTAGATGCCTACTTTCGGGAGTTATACCTGCTGGCCGAAAATATTAGCAATGTAGCTGATAGCAGCCAGCAGTTTCCGTCCTCACTACAGGCAAACGCCGTTACGGTAGGCAATGGCACACTTAATGCCGACCTACAAATGAATTTGCTAAAAAATATTCCAGAGTTTAAGGCCGACATCAGGCTAGAGGATGTTGATCTTACGAAGCTGAATGATTTTATTAAAGCCTACGCTAATTTTGACGTACAAGAAGGTACGTTTGAAATAGTTACCGAGATGACCGTAGAGAACCAGCAGATAAGCGGTTACATCAAACCCTTTTTTGAGAACCTAGATGTGTTTGACCTCCGGGAGGATATAAAACAAGACGATAGCGGTTTCTTTCAGAAAGCATGGGAAGCAATTGCCGGACTAGGCGCAGAAGCGTTTGAGAATCAGAAAAAAGATCAAATTGCTACTGAAGTTCCGATAGAAGGTTCATTGGAAAGCCCTAGCCCGGATGTTCCGGTCACCGTTTGGAACATCTTTCGTAATGCGTTTATCGACGCTATCGAAAAGAATTTTGAAAGTGTTGCCCGTTAG
- a CDS encoding phage holin family protein, with translation MSYPTSPLEKLLQDAKDYVVVQRRLISTIASKKGADIAFVIVAGLVFFLIGLFIVIFISFTVAYGLAILLNNTFLGFLIVTFFYILVFILLWIFKDRLIKTPILKLFFQLFNTKKPSSNEPIA, from the coding sequence ATGAGCTACCCAACCTCTCCGCTAGAAAAGTTACTCCAAGACGCCAAAGACTATGTTGTTGTACAACGCAGACTAATCTCTACTATCGCCTCTAAAAAAGGGGCTGACATAGCATTTGTAATAGTAGCAGGATTGGTGTTCTTCTTAATTGGTCTATTTATTGTCATATTTATCAGCTTCACCGTGGCCTACGGGCTGGCCATATTGCTGAATAATACTTTTTTAGGTTTTTTAATTGTCACCTTCTTTTATATTCTCGTTTTTATACTGCTGTGGATATTTAAAGATCGGCTAATTAAAACGCCTATTCTCAAGCTTTTTTTCCAACTATTTAATACCAAAAAACCCTCCAGTAATGAGCCAATTGCCTAG
- a CDS encoding PIG-L deacetylase family protein has product MFAHQKILQGVANESLLYPAAQVYDWGSTLVVSPHPTADVLGCGGAMALLRQVGFRVRVVFLGDGRTNNAQNTSGTTEITICQRMERVGISSQAAVFLNLRAGFIPAQSKPGYDEAVRLIQNELEYFQPDTILLPFLKQGNSDGEATWQLVRRAAGQSYYPIRMVEYCPWSGAASGTSVVVSENQPKTWRLDIKEVIDQKVRALDGHWQPEYGFPWRNPQQEMLVHQANPWETYREYPSSEIPYSDSGMGG; this is encoded by the coding sequence ATGTTTGCTCATCAGAAAATCCTGCAAGGCGTTGCTAACGAAAGCTTGCTCTATCCGGCAGCGCAAGTATACGACTGGGGAAGCACTCTAGTTGTATCGCCTCACCCAACCGCTGATGTTTTAGGGTGTGGCGGAGCAATGGCACTACTTCGCCAGGTGGGATTTAGGGTGCGCGTTGTGTTTTTAGGTGATGGGCGAACGAATAATGCTCAAAACACCTCCGGTACAACGGAAATCACGATTTGTCAACGAATGGAAAGAGTGGGTATTAGTAGCCAGGCCGCTGTTTTTCTTAACCTGCGGGCGGGGTTCATTCCAGCGCAGAGCAAACCAGGTTACGATGAAGCAGTACGCCTCATACAAAACGAGTTAGAATACTTCCAGCCCGACACTATTTTACTACCATTTCTCAAGCAAGGCAACTCAGACGGGGAAGCTACTTGGCAGTTGGTTCGCCGAGCGGCTGGGCAAAGCTACTACCCAATTCGGATGGTTGAGTACTGCCCCTGGTCCGGGGCAGCTTCCGGTACCAGCGTAGTGGTTTCTGAAAACCAGCCCAAAACGTGGCGCCTGGATATTAAGGAAGTAATTGACCAGAAGGTGAGAGCTTTAGACGGACACTGGCAACCAGAATATGGGTTCCCGTGGCGAAACCCCCAGCAAGAGATGCTAGTACATCAAGCCAATCCTTGGGAAACCTACCGGGAGTACCCCAGCAGCGAAATACCCTACTCTGACTCGGGAATGGGAGGGTAG
- a CDS encoding SDR family oxidoreductase, whose protein sequence is MARRTVQGKVAVITGSSMGIGKATAKLLASQGAKVVINGRTENRLEQTRQELEQTGYEVRAVVADISTLEGASRLIAEAINHFGQIDILINNAGMSSRGYFEEIEPEVLERMLQINVMGCLHPTKAALPYLESTSGSIVFVSSVAGIRGLPETGIYCATKMALTAVAESLKVELSDKSIHVGIVYVGITENDPGKRVIDKDGSYLLLKDRKQRNTQTPEEVARAIVRMVKKRQFKKILTVLGKLNALANVLFPRLVDWVLIRSKERIRRLNT, encoded by the coding sequence ATGGCGAGAAGAACAGTGCAGGGAAAGGTTGCAGTCATTACTGGTTCAAGCATGGGAATTGGAAAAGCCACCGCCAAGTTACTGGCCAGTCAAGGAGCCAAGGTGGTGATTAACGGCCGAACCGAAAATCGCTTAGAACAAACTCGGCAGGAGCTTGAGCAGACTGGGTACGAAGTGCGAGCCGTAGTAGCTGATATTTCTACGCTGGAAGGGGCCTCTCGGCTGATTGCTGAAGCAATTAATCATTTTGGGCAAATCGATATACTCATTAACAACGCGGGTATGTCGTCCCGGGGGTATTTTGAAGAGATTGAGCCCGAAGTGCTAGAGCGAATGCTACAAATTAATGTAATGGGATGCCTACATCCTACAAAAGCGGCTTTACCTTACCTGGAGTCTACCAGCGGAAGCATTGTATTTGTATCTAGCGTAGCGGGCATCCGAGGATTACCAGAAACGGGTATTTATTGCGCTACTAAAATGGCTCTTACGGCGGTGGCCGAATCACTGAAAGTAGAGCTAAGCGATAAAAGTATTCACGTAGGCATTGTTTACGTTGGAATTACTGAAAACGATCCGGGCAAAAGGGTTATTGATAAAGATGGGTCGTACTTACTACTGAAAGATCGTAAACAGCGTAATACTCAAACACCCGAAGAGGTTGCCCGCGCCATTGTACGCATGGTGAAAAAGCGTCAGTTTAAAAAAATATTAACAGTACTTGGGAAGCTTAATGCGCTGGCTAACGTACTTTTTCCCCGATTAGTTGATTGGGTTCTGATCCGTTCGAAGGAGAGAATAAGAAGGTTAAATACTTGA
- a CDS encoding CPBP family intramembrane glutamic endopeptidase yields MIQEAPSFNWHPDFLPSVVSIMTLTVCFVTFWFLSESTAIHQRLSTHRNKVSASIAKVVYQKALGALLLGVIPFLIAVFFLRYSVVEYGLGFQNTGTSMLWISGIATVVIPLNIRAAQRPENLDYYPMIRAEKWTWRLVLLNALATITYLFSYEVLFRGILLTACVDTLGVWPGIAVNVALYSTTHLPKGPAETIGAIPFGLLMCYITLTTGTIWVAVVAHVILSLSNDYLAVYYNPNMQFSRK; encoded by the coding sequence ATGATTCAAGAAGCACCATCGTTTAACTGGCACCCTGACTTTTTACCTTCGGTAGTATCTATTATGACACTAACGGTATGTTTTGTAACATTCTGGTTTTTGTCGGAGTCGACGGCTATCCACCAACGGCTTAGCACTCACCGCAACAAAGTATCGGCATCTATTGCTAAGGTCGTTTACCAGAAGGCCCTGGGGGCACTTTTACTGGGAGTGATCCCTTTCCTTATAGCCGTATTTTTTTTACGCTACTCAGTAGTGGAATATGGCCTAGGTTTTCAGAATACCGGCACTTCTATGCTGTGGATAAGCGGAATTGCTACTGTGGTTATTCCCCTCAATATTCGAGCGGCTCAACGACCTGAGAACCTAGACTACTACCCAATGATACGAGCCGAAAAATGGACATGGCGGTTGGTGCTGCTAAACGCCTTGGCTACCATTACCTACCTTTTTTCGTACGAAGTACTGTTTCGGGGTATCTTGCTAACTGCTTGCGTAGATACGCTAGGGGTGTGGCCAGGGATTGCCGTTAATGTAGCACTGTATTCTACTACCCATCTGCCTAAAGGACCAGCGGAAACTATCGGAGCAATACCTTTTGGGCTGCTGATGTGTTATATTACTCTAACCACTGGTACGATCTGGGTGGCTGTAGTAGCGCACGTTATTTTATCGCTTAGTAACGACTATCTGGCGGTTTATTATAATCCTAACATGCAATTCTCAAGGAAATAG